The following coding sequences are from one Capsicum annuum cultivar UCD-10X-F1 chromosome 3, UCD10Xv1.1, whole genome shotgun sequence window:
- the LOC107866455 gene encoding vicilin Jug r 2.0101: MFITGRGTISIAEEDEKKSFNLEHGDILNISAGSTVYFINKDNKEKFSVYVLAKSVNVPGQFQEFFSAGGENAETFYRAFSSDILETAFNTPRDRLERLFGQQKQGIVIKASEEQIRAISQHASCSIKEKKGETGGPFSVLKERTLIGNRFGQYFEATPDRFQQLRDLDVAVGIMNINQGGMILPVYCTRATWLVMVAQGNGRLEMVSSRRHQRQGHKVVRGCLSVGDFFVIPAGHPITVVATGDSNLRMVGFGINGHNSRLNFLAGQQSIWRNVDRGAKEMSFNMPAREVEEIFQNQNESYFVAAPKGGGRRGQQYVSSILDLVF; this comes from the exons atgtttattacaGGGAGAGGAACAATAAGTATAgcagaagaagatgagaagaagtCCTTCAACTTGGAGCATGGTGATATACTCAATATTTCTGCTGGTTCAACAGTCTACTTCATCAACAAAGATAACAAAGAGAAGTTCTCCGTTTACGTGCTAGCCAAGTCTGTTAATGTCCCTGGACAATTTCAG GAATTCTTTAGTGCCGGAGGTGAAAATGCAGAAACCTTCTACAGAGCTTTCAGCAGTGATATCCTGGAGACCGCTTTCAAT ACCCCAAGGGACAGGTTAGAGAGGCTATTTGGACAACAAAAGCAGGGGATAGTAATCAAAGCCAGTGAAGAACAAATTAGAGCAATAAGCCAACACGCTTCATGCTCCATTAAGGAAAAGAAAGGTGAAACGGGAGGTCCTTTCAGTGTGTTGAAGGAACGCACATTAATTGGTAACAGATTTGGACAATACTTTGAAGCAACCCCAGATAGATTCCAACAGTTGAGGGATTTGGATGTAGCTGTTGGTATCATGAACATCAACCAA GGTGGAATGATATTACCAGTCTATTGTACAAGGGCTACATGGTTGGTAATGGTTGCACAAGGAAATGGCCGGCTTGAAATGGTTAGTAGCCGACGCCATCAGAGACAAGGCCATAAGGTGGTACGAGGTTGTCTATCAGTTGGTGATTTTTTCGTAATCCCAGCAGGACATCCTATTACGGTTGTCGCCACAGGAGATTCAAATCTAAGAATGGTTGGTTTTGGAATTAATGGCCATAACAGCAGATTGAACTTCCTTGCTG GTCAACAAAGCATATGGAGAAATGTTGACAGAGGAGCAAAAGAAATGTCATTCAACATGCCAGCAAGGGAGGTTGAAGAAATATTTCAGAATCAAAATGAGTCATATTTTGTTGCAGCACCAAAAGGCGGAGGAAGAAGGGGACAACAATATGTGTCTTCAATTTTGGACTTAGTGTTCTAA